One segment of Malassezia restricta chromosome V, complete sequence DNA contains the following:
- a CDS encoding ribosome biogenesis protein MAK21: MPRDFRPKGQSSSSRKRNDGHEKPKMNVADDDPNVPDDVLREQVAAMGGTDEDLDLIQGKARGPATKLTDAELSSELMAFMAKENMPTQPKPAKVANVPAKPEPSKRSTKNKEPQEAPKPPRKESKQQHPTKPMRQEIPKPSTSNKHVVFDGDDATPKAAKPASLRLLIEPVSDWLHISRPEIHGGKVPAEVSNDLITTLHDLGKQVMHSENDIYDRLASGEGGRNVILGSMNFSDLQFARTLLMSSKASTLSDRISAVTLLLQSSPVHNLKALELLMSMSGKPSREESSRATRALADWFASGGGLGTDKLHYFRDQPELPQAAAAYKSGVTDQLKTCLCLWAFEDYLKRTYFAFVQLLERQTHDTLVFMRRQAVTQVYVLLRDKSEQEHNLLRLLTNKLGDPDRSVASKASTHLMELLQVHPAMKPIVLREVSEAVLRSQQPSAGQHVKGNQHATYYGVLTLNQTLFVESDAPLANDIFTVYFQLFDVCLQEEEQPDAESEPAKDKKRWRDRHKATPASQNKAASDVYNRLLAGILTGIRRVFPFTTLSTDALDRHLDTLFRITHTHSFNIAIQALQLIFQVAIGTSSNGEAARGFSPHVADRYYRILYDSLLDSRLATTSKQAMYLNLVYKSIKADADPERVKALVKRLCQILNVQEPPFIVGALVLLGELLKAKPGLRAMLTEAEEEGVEHFEDVDDEAPSKPSHTPIVSSYDGRKRDPRFAHAGDTALWDLLTLKDHYHPSVRLNAMQLLQGEKVTSDADLTLNTLMHFLDRFVFKNPKKRSGVKGSSIMQPSLSDAQGDVLVRRTDAPLSYVNTAAFWSQKPENIPADQQFFHQYFQTKLKRSHVPEKPQEQPAEEEASEPATDDEEEDEIWKAMKSSMPSHEEGDDVDQDDEEDDDELLAQLKADAELDGSEPDEVDDDGRESASVSDDEDDNEDDGMFLEDEEDLVPFTNFEDEEEDAPAAGTKRSADEADDDATRSSRSKRRAMPAFASAEDYAHMLDSDDEGN; encoded by the coding sequence ATGCCGCGCGACTTTCGACCTAAGGGTCAAAGCTCGTCATCGCGGAAACGCAACGATGGCCATGAAAAGCCGAAAATGAATGTTGCGGATGATGACCCAAACGTACCAGATGATGTACTTCGCGAACAAGTGGCAGCCATGGGTGGTACCGACGAAGATCTGGACTTGATCCAGGGCAAGGCTCGGGGTCCCGCTACCAAGCTAACCGATGCAGAGCTGTCCTCTGAACTTATGGCCTTCATGGCCAAGGAGAATATGCCCACCCAGCCGAAGCCAGCCAAGGTAGCCAATGTGCCCGCCAAGCCCGAGCCTTCGAAGCGTAGCACCAAAAACAAAGAGCCACAAGAGGCCCCCAAACCACCTCGAAAGGAAAGCAAGCAACAGCATCCTACTAAACCAATGCGCCAAGAGATACCCAAGCCGTCAACTTCCAACAAGCATGTTGTGTtcgacggcgacgatgctACGCCCAAAGCAGCGAAGCCCGCTTCATTACGCTTGCTCATCGAGCCAGTATCTGACTGGCTGCACATCTCACGTCCCGAGATCCATGGTGGCAAGGTGCCAGCTGAGGTATCAAATGACCTTATCACGACTTTACATGACCTCGGAAAGCAGGTGATGCATTCTGAAAATGACATTTATGACCGTCTTGCCTCTGGCGAAGGCGGCCGGAACGTGATTCTTGGCTCGATGAACTTTTCTGATCTGCAGTTTGCACGCACACTTCTCATGTCAAGCAAAGCAAGCACGCTCTCTGACCGGATTTCAGCTGTCACGCTCCTTTTGCAGAGTAGTCCGGTGCATAATCTCAAGGCACTTGAGCTACTTATGAGCATGTCTGGCAAGCCCAGCCGTGAAGAGTCGAGTCGTGCTACTCGAGCGCTGGCTGACTGGTTCGCTAGTGGTGGTGGCCTGGGTACGGACAAGCTGCACTACTTCCGTGATCAGCCTGAACTTCCGCAGGCTGCGGCTGCGTACAAGAGCGGTGTGACGGACCAACTAAAGACGTGTCTCTGTCTATGGGCCTTTGAAGACTACTTGAAGCGCACATACTTTGCCTTTGTGCAGCTTCTGGAGCGCCAGACCCATGACACGCTGGTGTTCATGCGTCGCCAGGCTGTTACGCAGGTTTATGTACTACTACGAGACAAATCCGAGCAGGAACACAACCTGCTGCGTCTACTTACCAACAAACTAGGTGACCCAGATCGCAGTGTGGCATCCAAGGCGAGCACACATCTTATGGAGCTGCTTCAAGTGCACCCCGCCATGAAACCCATCGTGCTGCGAGAAGTGAGCGAAGCTGTCTTGCGGTCACAGCAGCCATCTGCGGGGCAGCATGTCAAAGGGAACCAGCACGCTACGTACTATGGTGTGCTCACTTTAAATCAGACGCTGTTTGTCGAGAGTGATGCTCCCTTGGCAAATGACATTTTCACCGTGTATTTCCAGCTGTTTGACGTGTGTTTACAGGAAGAAGAACAGCCTGATGCTGAATCAGAGCCAGCTAAAGACAAGAAGCGTTGGCGCGATAGGCACAAGGCGACACCAGCCTCGCAGAATAAGGCTGCCTCAGACGTGTACAACCGCTTGCTAGCCGGCATTTTGACAGGCATTCGTCGTGTTTTCCCTTTCACGACACTCTCGACCGACGCGCTGGACCGGCACTTGGATACGCTTTTCCGCATCACTCACACGCATTCGTTCAACATTGCCATTCAGGCACTTCAACTTATTTTTCAAGTGGCGATTGGCACCTCGTCGAATggcgaagcagctcgtggatTCTCGCCTCATGTGGCCGACCGCTACTACCGCATTTTGTATGATTCCCTTCTCGATTCGCGACTTGCCACTACAAGCAAGCAAGCCATGTACTTGAATCTTGTATACAAGTCGATCAAGGCTGACGCGGACCCTGAGCGCGTCAAGGCCTTGGTAAAGCGACTTTGTCAGATTCTGAATGTGCAAGAGCCACCGTTTATCGTGGGCGCATTAGTCTTATTGGGTGAACTGTTGAAGGCCAAACCAGGTCTGCGTGCGATGCTCACAGAGGCCGAGGAGGAAGGCGTAGAGCACTTTGAAGATGTGGACGATGAAGCTCCATCTAAGCCTTCGCATACGCCTATCGTCTCGAGCTACGATGGGCGAAAACGTGATCCTCGGTTTGCGCATGCAGGCGACACGGCTTTGTGGGATCTCTTGACACTGAAAGACCACTACCATCCTTCGGTTCGCTTGAATGCCATGCAGCTTTTGCAAGGTGAGAAAGTGACATCTGATGCAGACCTAACTCTGAATACCTTGATGCACTTCCTCGACCGCTTTGTCTTCAAGAACCCGAAGAAGCGCTCGGGTGTCAAGGGCTCGAGTATCATGCAGCCTTCCCTGAGCGATGCTCAGGGCGATGTGCTGGTTCGACGTACAGATGCACCACTGTCCTATGTGAACACAGCCGCATTCTGGTCGCAAAAGCCTGAAAACATCCCTGCTGATCAGCAGTTTTTCCACCAGTACTTCCAGACCAAGCTGAAGCGGTCTCATGTGCCGGAGAAACCGCAAGAGCAGCCGGCTGAGGAGGAGGCCAGTGAGCCTGCCACTgatgacgaggaggaggacgaaATTTGGAAGGCAATGAAATCGTCCATGCCATCGCATGAAGAGGGTGACGATGTGGATCAggatgacgaagaggacgacgacgagttGCTGGCTCAGCTCAAGGCCGATGCTGAATTGGATGGCAGTGAGCCAGAcgaggtcgacgacgacggtCGCGAATCTGCGTCAGTTTCcgacgatgaagacgatAACGAGGACGACGGCATGTTTCtggaggacgaggaagatTTGGTTCCCTTTACGAACTTtgaggacgaagaggaggaTGCGCCCGCTGCTGGTACGAAGCGTTCCGCGGATGAGGCAGACGATGACGCGACTCGCAGCTCTCGGAGCAAGCGTCGTGCGATGCCTGCCTTTGCGAGTGCGGAGGACTATGCTCACATGCTGGACTCGGATGACGAGGGCAATTAA
- a CDS encoding transcription elongation factor S-II: protein MSSLLEKTRDLSKQLSKAAANSQPDDMIMLLKQLKEVVEPSEELIRTTKIGVTVGKLRTHSDNRVSELAKDLVKSWKTQIEKQRREATSMDKSKKEAQPADTKPSTTTPSTKSIDINFEVLNDKVRNACLKLLYSSLELQEDAEPKTVFASAMEIEQAVYAKIGGGSINNDYRSKVRSLSLNLKDKNNPELRQKVLKGEIPAETLVVMRSEELASKVLKEQHEALRQQNLHNAKGAEAQEAETDAFQCGKCKQKKTRYYQMQTRSADEPMTTFVTCVNCNHKWKFS, encoded by the exons ATGTCGTCGCTGTTGGAAAAGACGCGCGACTTGAGCAAGCAGCTCTCCAAAGCTGCTGCCAATTCGCAGCCAGATGATATGATAATGTTGCTCAAACAGCTCAAAGAAGTGGTGGAGCCATCAGAGGAGTTGATTCGC ACGACCAAGATTGGTGTTACCGTGGGAAAGCTGCGCACACACTCTGACAACCGCGTGTCTGAACTTGCTAAAGATCTTGTAAAATCATGGAAAACGCAAATTGAGAAGCAGCGACGTGAAGCAACGTCGATGGACAAATCCAAGAAGGAAGCGCAACCCGCCGATACCAAACCTTCCACTACCACACCTAGCACCAAGTCAATTGATATCAACTTTGAAGTCCTGAACGATAAAGTACGCAATGCTTGTCTGAAGCTATTGTACAGCAGCCTTGAGCTACAAGAGGATGCTGAGCCCAAAACAGTATTTGCCTCTGCCATGGAAATCGAACAGGCGGTGTATGCAAAAATTGGCGGTGGCTCCATCAACAATGACTATCGTTCTAAAGTGCGGAGCCTGAGCCTTAACCTTAAAGACAAGAACAACCCTGAATTGCGCCAAAAGGTGTTGAAAGGAGAAATCCCAGCCGAGACACTCGTCGTTATGCGCTCAGAAGAGCTGGCATCCAAAGTGCTGAAGGAGCAACATGAGGCCCTTCGTCAACAGAATCTCCATAATGCGAAGGGcgccgaagcgcaagaGGCCGAGACGGACGCTTTCCAGTGCGGCAAATGCAAGCAGAAGAAGACGCGCTATTATCAGATGCAGACACGCAGTGCTGATGAGCCCATGACTACCTTTGTTACTTGCGTTAACTGCAACCACAAATGGAAGTTCTCTTAA
- a CDS encoding signal peptidase complex subunit 1, with amino-acid sequence MNSLLDVFQGNIDFQGQALAEYLLHRVMIVSAVVAFITGYIRQDLSLCYQIVGAGLLVCVLLCIPPWPAYKRYHVKWLSPGSSSGSS; translated from the exons ATGAACAGCTTGTTGGACGTGTTTCAAGGGAACATT GATTTCCAGGGACAAGCTCTCGCGGAGTATCTGCTTCATCGGGTCATGATTGTGTCAGCG GTCGTTGCATTTATTACAGGATATATCCGTCAAGATCTGTCTCTCTGCTACCAGATTGTTGGAGCCGGTCTGCTGGTTTGCGTGCTT CTGTGCATTCCTCCATGGCCAGCCTACAAACGCTATCATGTCAAGTGGCTCAGCCCTGGTTCAAGCAGTGGCTCTTCATGA
- a CDS encoding DnaJ domain protein translates to MSSDTAKLVLPSRKKEPYVTVSCPYVDCRVSIEYLAPTKESVSTLPAHVTTFSVTCAACHRNFDPPASSKTLREIRAQLQHRERGPQKIRRRIGTDENPLDMTYYDVLGVPATATDVDIKKAYRKMAIKLHPDKNPNDPEGEEKFKTLGAAYHVLSDRDLRHKYNEFGPSTPGLIDPDGVVDPEEVFGGLFGGERFYDIIGNISIGRDLKEALQKDSDELSAGAEGQEAPTKGDKHLTPEQAEAKKAEEEKQEKEKEAQREKRVSMLADKLAHKLSVYVESVKTADDPALVEEVREGFQRITLLEAEELKKENFGVELLHAVGFIYGAKSRHYAASNGMLGSLGGFFHAASSSFHTVRETVSTFRAALDLKSVFDELAKAEEEGITEERKKQLEDQAAEKGLHALFKSAKLEIESIIRDVCDRVLYDTRLSRQTQKLRADALGIVGHVYVHVQSDEDHP, encoded by the exons ATGTcgagcgacacggccaAGCTTGTCCTTCCGTCCCGGAAAAAGGAGCCATATGTCACGGTTTCGTGTCCGTATGTGGACTGCCGTGTATCCATAGAGTATCTGGCTCCAACGAAGGAATCAGTGAGCACGCTGCCTGCCCATGTCACCACATTTTCCGTCACATGTGCAGCGTGTCACCGGAATTTTGACCCGCCTGCATCGTCAAAAACTCTGCGAGAAATTCGTGCTCAGCTGCAGCATAGGGAGAGAGGCCCCCAAAAAATAAGGAGACGTATTGGTACTGACGAAAACCCACTTGATATGACGTATTACGATGTGCTGGGTGTCCCCGCTACGGCAACGGACGTAGATATCAAGAAAGCTTACAGGAAAATGGCCATCAAGCTGCACCCCGACAAAAATCCCAACGATCCGGAGGGAGAGGAAAAGTTCAAGACGCTGGGTGCCGCGTACCATGTGCTCTCTGATCGCGACCTCCGCCATAAATACAACGAGTTCGGTCCATCCACACCTGGTCTTATCGATCCagatggcgtcgtcgacccTGAAGAAGTGTTTGGTGGACTGTTTGGAGGCGAGAGATTCTACGATATTATTGGGAATATTAGTATTGGTCGTGACCTGAAAGAAGCTCTACAAAAGGACTCGGACGAGCTCTCTGCCGGCGCTGAGGGACAGGAGGCACCAACGAAAGGTGACAAACATTTGACGCCGGAGCAAGCTGAGGCGAAGAAGGCCGAAGAAGAAAAGCAAGAAAAGGAGAAAGAGGCACAGCGTGAGAAGCGCGTCTCAATGCTGGCTGACAAGCTGGCACACAAACTCAGTGTGTACGTGGAAAGTGTCAAAACAGCCGACGATCCGGCCCTCGTCGAAGAGGTGCGTGAAGGGTTCCAACGTATCACATTGTTAGAGGCAGAGGAGCTGAAGAAGGAAAA TTTTGGCGTGGAGTTGCTACATGCCGTGGGCTTTATTTATGGTGCCAAATCGCGGCATTACGCGGCTTCCAATGGCATGTTGGGTAGCCTGGGTGGATTCTTCCATgccgcatcgagctcgtTTCACACGGTGCGTGAAACGGTTTCGACGTTCCGTGCAGCGCTGGACTTGAAGAGTGTGTTTGATGAGCTGGCGAAGGCGGAGGAGGAGGGTATCACcgaggagcgcaagaagcagTTGGAGGACCAGGCGGCAGAAAAGGGGCTACATGCATTGTTCAAAAGTGCGAAGCTGGAGATTGAGAGTATCATTCGTGACGTATGTGATCGTGTTTTGTACGATACCCGTCTGTCTAGGCAGACGCAAAAGCTACGAGCCGATGCTCTCGGCATAGTGGGGCATGTCTATGTGCATGTGCAAAGTGATGAAGACCACCCATGA
- a CDS encoding amyloid beta precursor protein binding protein 1 has translation MTSRPDRHTQRYDRQLRLWNKSGQSSLEAAHVLVVGASSLSSHILKNLVLPGLGSFTVCDDARVSPDDVASNFFLETDSVGASYADELVRLVRELNPATSAHACTKAPAWLLEHEPAFFTQFSLIICVRQTRLLAETLADISWHHTPPIPVVCVRNSGFQGCVGVSVGELGIMETHPDSLVDLRLTRPFPELTAYARQFALDTSDSLALSHTPYVVLILRALDAWASRHQGALPTSAERREFIDTMASQRAKYGDAENLDEALAALAPHVWRPLQCPAVPAHVTALFDDAQCRHSTHGFWLLVAALHAFVQQCGTLPLTGAVPDMKAMSLEYAALQRIYVDQARRDLDMFQHILDDVVTKAGTSREAAGLEDDTVRTFVKHAAFLQLVRGRRLRLQRTEPNIGALATALADPVNPVTAQYHLAFVASDTFYEHTHRYPGQRHDWQADVDPLLSHAQTYCARIGLDLSDSDRVRLQHACYELTRGAHSDTPSTAAYLGGVAAQEVIKILTVQYIPLDNTCVYDGIVQAVSSFRL, from the coding sequence ATGACATCACGACCCGAccggcacacgcagcgctacgatcggcagctgcgcctgtggAACAAGTCGGGTCAATCATCACTGGAggccgcgcatgtgctcgtAGTGGGCGCTTCGTCCCTCTCTTCTCACATTCTCAAGAACCTCGTGCTGCCCGGCCTGGGGTCCTTTACCGTGtgcgacgatgcacgcgtCTCACCGGACGACGTGGCATCCAACTTTTTTCTCGAGACAGACAGCGTAGGTGCCTCGTATGcggacgagctcgtgcggctcgtgcgcgagctgaACCCGGCCACATCTGCTCATGCCTGCACCAAGGCCCCCGCTTGGCTCCTAGAGCACGAACCAGCGTTTTTCACTCAATTCTCCCTGATCATCTGTGTAAGGCAGACTCGCCTCCTCGCAGAGACACTCGCAGACATCTCGTGGCACCACACACCACCTATTCCCGTCGTGTGTGTCCGCAACTCCGGCTTTCAAGGCTGCGTGGGCGTATCGGTCGGGGAACTGGGCATCATGGAAACCCATCCTGACTCTCTCGTCGATCTGCGCCTGACGCGGCCGTTTCCCGAGCTGACCGCCTATGCACGCCAATTTGCCTTGGACACGTCAGACTCGCTCGCCCTCAGTCACACGCCCTACGTCGTGCTCATCCTACGCGCCCTCGACGCTTGGGCATCGAGGCACCAGGGGGCCCTGCCCACATCcgccgagcgacgcgaATTCATCGACACAATGgcgtcgcagcgcgccaagtACGGCGACGCAGAGAACTTGGACGAGGCATTGGCCGCCCTCGCACCGCACGTATGGCGCCCCCTGCAATGTCCCGCTGTGCCCGCCCATGTGACGGCCCTCTTTGACGACGCACAGTGCCGACACAGCACCCACGGATTCTGGCTGCTGGTCGCCGCATTGCACGCCTTTGTGCAGCAGTGCGGCACGTTGCCACTGACGGGCGCTGTACCCGATATGAAGGCCATGTCGTTGGAATACGCCGCTCTCCAACGCATATATGTGGACCAAGCTCGGCGCGATTTGGACATGTTTCAGCACATCTTGGATGACGTCGTCACGAAGGCTGGCACATCGCGCGAAGCCGCTGGCTTGGAGGATGACACGGTACGCACGTTTGTCAAGCACGCTGCGTTTCTCCAGCTGgtccgcggccgccgtctGCGACTCCAACGGACCGAGCCCAATATCGGTGCGCTTGCCACAGCGCTGGCTGATCCCGTGAATCCTGTGACAGCACAGTATCACTTGGCCTTTGTCGCATCCGACACGTTTTATGAACACACGCATCGGTACCCAGGACAGAGGCATGACTGGCAAGCCGACGTCGACCCCCTTCTCTCTCATGCCCAAACCTACTGCGCAAGGATTGGCCTGGACCTGTCCGACAGCGATCGAGTGCGCTTGCAACACGCGTGCTATGAGTTGACTCGCGGAGCTCACTCCGATACACCTTCCACTGCCGCGTACTTGGGCGGCGTGGCGGCCCAAGAAGTCATCAAAATCCTCACAGTGCAATATATTCCCCTGGACAATACTTGTGTATATGATGGTATCGTGCAAGCTGTATCTAGTTTTCGTCTGTAA